GGGACGCCCCTGATCGGGGGTAGCACATTGTCTGCCGGTATCGGGTTGCCGTGAGGGCATGTTTTTGGTTTTCCCAGAGCGTCATACAGTCTATCCATCACTTTTTCGGATATACCGTGCTCCAGGAGGCAGGCTTCTCCGTGAGCTTCATGCCATGGTACTTTGAGTATGTCGGTCAGCAGCCTTTCCGCCAGGCGGTGACGCTTCACAACGCTGATAGCCATCTTCATTCCATGCTCGGTGAGGGTGATTTCCTTATTCATCGCGGTAGTAATCAGCCCGTCGCGAGCCATGCGCTGGAGAGTCGCGGTAACGGTGGGGGGAGACACCTCCAGCCTTTCAGATAGGCGGGCAGCCAGCACCGCTTTGCTCTCGCTTATCATATTCAAAATGGTTTCCAGGTACTCTTCAACCGTGGCTGTTGCGTGTGTCTCACTATCCATATCAGTCTCCTGCTTCCGGCTGTGGCAAATTACAGGTACTTTCCCCGGTTAGTCAGTGTTAATTTTAGTCCCTGAGGTTGGCTGAGTCAAATCCGGAGGTACTGTCCGGTAATACCGTGTGTGGTTCATTCAGGGCAAGCGAGGAAGGGCTTTCCTCAACTATCAGCTTGTTTAATGTTGGCTGATAGTGATAAATTATATCTGATGATAAGCTCCTGCCTCATAATATTTGCTTGAGCGAGAAAAAGTATTTTGACAGGATGAGATAATGAGCAGACCAATAATCTACACGTTGAGGACCTGCCCGGCCTGCATCGAAATAAAAAAAGACTGGGCGGTGCGGGGAAAAGAGTTTGAAGAACGCCAGGTGGACGATAACCAGACCTGGCTGGATGAGGCCCGGGAATACGGGGATACCGTCCCGATAGTTGTCTACGGAGATG
This region of Dehalococcoidales bacterium genomic DNA includes:
- a CDS encoding metal-dependent transcriptional regulator, whose translation is MDSETHATATVEEYLETILNMISESKAVLAARLSERLEVSPPTVTATLQRMARDGLITTAMNKEITLTEHGMKMAISVVKRHRLAERLLTDILKVPWHEAHGEACLLEHGISEKVMDRLYDALGKPKTCPHGNPIPADNVLPPIRGVPLDTIAAGETVVVERISEQATRLEDLMRYLGQANIKPGVAVTVKEVADYAGTMKVLVNDTELALGTRAAAMVWVLSQSGSQD
- a CDS encoding glutaredoxin domain-containing protein — protein: MSRPIIYTLRTCPACIEIKKDWAVRGKEFEERQVDDNQTWLDEAREYGDTVPIVVYGDGRVEVGYADMIGCYII